A genomic window from Manduca sexta isolate Smith_Timp_Sample1 chromosome 5, JHU_Msex_v1.0, whole genome shotgun sequence includes:
- the LOC119191073 gene encoding serine protease inhibitor 77Ba-like, translating to MARILIIFLLISVIIHGTFAQCNQNTARGFMRRALYEFTTDLVARINQETESHFVASGLSSWTLLSAMSFGAGYETLSELQRVLRLHPHKCFNNKFFEILQNSANNDTTIMERSSTVYVNDKLAVHDKFKNSVEGAGLCEVKNINLDDVTQAAAIINDYVREATHEAIDEIVTAGDLDRVRMVMIDALYFRGAWKIPFPYDDTENSAFYNHLGHQIGDVNLMFVSGSFHVISLDQIRAKVLELPYGNDGRYSMLLFLPYPDVSISNVIDSLKKINLASLYLLFEEYGQQTVHVQIPRFKITSDINNLKELLMDMGLRALFDSSLADFSELTDYPLYVSNFIQKVDVEVSEEGTVAAAATEAMFEPRMMPEQFVANKPFLFMIVDKQIDVMLFTGAYSKPSIY from the coding sequence ATGGCACGAATACTGATCATATTTCTGTTAATATCCGTAATAATACACGGTACGTTCGCGCAATGCAATCAGAACACGGCTCGGGGCTTCATGCGGCGAGCACTGTACGAATTTACCACGGATCTAGTTGCGAGAATCAACCAGGAGACTGAAAGCCACTTCGTCGCCTCAGGCCTGTCTTCTTGGACCCTGCTGTCGGCCATGTCCTTCGGCGCTGGCTATGAAACGCTCTCAGAACTCCAGCGAGTCCTGAGACTCCATCCTCACAAATGCTTTAACAATAAGTTCTTCGAAATCCTACAGAATTCTGCAAACAACGACACCACTATAATGGAGAGGAGTTCTACTGTCTATGTTAACGACAAGTTGGCGGTTCATGATAAGTTCAAGAATAGTGTCGAGGGCGCTGGTTTATGCGAAGTAAAGAACATAAACCTTGATGATGTGACGCAGGCAGCAGCTATCATAAACGACTATGTACGGGAAGCGACTCACGAAGCGATCGACGAAATAGTCACCGCGGGAGACTTGGATAGAGTTCGCATGGTGATGATCGACGCTCTGTACTTCAGAGGAGCGTGGAAAATACCATTCCCTTACGATGATACAGAAAACAGTGCGTTCTACAATCATTTGGGCCACCAGATAGGTGATGTGAATCTCATGTTTGTATCCGGATCTTTCCACGTCATTTCGCTTGACCAGATCCGCGCGAAAGTTTTGGAACTACCATACGGCAACGATGGAAGATACTCCATGTTATTATTCCTCCCGTACCCAGATGTATCTATTTCCAACGTCATTGACAGCTTAAAGAAGATAAATCTGGCCTCACTATACCTTCTATTCGAAGAATACGGACAGCAGACGGTGCACGTACAAATTCCTCGGTTCAAGATCACATCGGATATCAACAATTTGAAGGAGTTGCTTATGGACATGGGGTTAAGGGCGTTATTCGACAGTTCGCTGGCTGATTTCTCGGAGTTGACCGATTACCCGCTGTACGTGTCGAATTTCATCCAGAAAGTAGACGTGGAAGTAAGTGAGGAAGGAACAGTCGCGGCGGCCGCGACCGAGGCCATGTTTGAACCGAGGATGATGCCGGAACAGTTCGTGGCGAACAAACCGTTCTTGTTCATGATCGTCGACAAGCAGATTGACGTGATGCTGTTCACGGGGGCCTACTCGAAGCCAAGCATTTATTGA